The DNA region TATCAGTGGCAATTTGGAATCTGTCCTAAAGTGAAAACTTTAGTGTGATACCGTTTTTCTGACGCTTCCTTTAACTTCCCTGATGCTAAcagaatgtgttttatttgtatgtCGGCAGGGAGAGAAGAATGCCGGCTTTGACGTGCTCTACCACAACATGAAGCATGGCCAGCTGGCAACCAAGGAGCTAGCTGAGTTCGTCCGCGAAAGGtgaggtttgtgtgtatttgtgaatATGTGCGTGGGAGGTGGTGATAGTGACGGAGCCTGAGAGGGGAAGtagcttttctttctctgtgtccttTAGACAGAAAGATTTCAGACTGAGATCGTCCTAACAAGGCTTTCTTTGTTAAAACTGCTGTCTCCCTTTGCTCTGCTCTGACCTCTGGCCCCTGTTCTCACTACTGTGCTACTTTCAAAGTGCTTCATCCCTTTATCTCAAACACTGAAAGGACATAGAGCATCATTTTGAAAACAGACCATTTCTCTCAGACTTTTGTCTGGCAATTGGACAATTTTAATGCATTTGGAGACAGCAGTAGATAAGCTACATCTGAAAAGTGGTATGAGCAACCATAACCTTGTCTGACCTGGCTCATCCCCAAACTAAAACCACCTCCAAAACAGACGTTTGTTATATTAAATACTCACATTAGGGATTATCACTGAGTAAATTGAGCGGAGTAATGAGTTTCTCATTAGGAGATTCTGCGCTCGAAGCTGAagttaacacagacacagttcccGATGTCAGAGCGCTGGTATAATCCTGACATTGATGCAGATTGTGCACATTCCGTGCAGGGGAAATTCACTTATCTGCTtggacagcagcagagagcagatcagcagTCTGCGCGTGGAACAGGGGCGCTGGTTTTAAATAGTGTCCCACCGAATGGAAGAAAAAggcacattttttttctgtctctatcATTGCCTTTATTTTGCTAAAAGGTCTTTTTGATATAGACGTGAAACTGAAACGCTTGGATAAAGTCCCTGAACAAGTGTTTCAACTACAGCCTCAAAGTTTCTGTCACAGTTCTTGTCTGGTTTTCACAGTAATTATTTATCTTTTGACCAACCCAGGAGTAGTTGTCTTCTTTATTCTGAGTTGTAGTTGTAGATGGTAATACTTCAGattatataatattacatataaatatatctaaATATAAATCTTTATTCACAGCTTGACAATCTTACTTTTGACAGGATGATATTTAAAGATTGAACCCTACCTCAACATCACTCTTAAACAAGTTGTTTTATGACCATCTTTGGTTCATTTTGGTCCATTTAATTAGATCAATCATTCTTCAAATATCCATCTGTAGAGAATGAAATGATGTTGATAAAGTCGTGATTAAGTTTGATGGACAACCTTTTTAAAAATCAAAGTCAGTACATCAGTCAAATGTGGCTTATTGCAGCAGAATATTAGTCTTCATCTCACTGACTGCAGTGGTGGATGCCCAGCGTTTTCCTCCTGATGGAGAACATAACATATGAGGCCGCTAGCAGAGGCTGCAGTGTTGTCAGGGAGTGCTATTAGCATATATTACATTCACCATTCCTGAGGCAAGAATTTACAAATCATTGCTCTTCCTGGTACATTACAGGCAAGTCCAGCTTATTAGACACAAACGACAACATGCTTTTTCTGGCCTGATTGCAGGGAAATTAACCAGTCGTAAACATTTGCATGTATCTGTTCATTTGAAGGGGTTTGACTGTCTTGCAGGGCTGCCATTGAGGAGACCTACtccaaatcaatgaccaaactTTCCAAGATGGCCAGCAACGGAAGTCCACAGGGGTGAGTGTGtcgcagtgcagcagcagcatccagcgCAGTACAGCACCATGTTGTCAGAACATATTTGTCATATGGGCATATATAATATATGGATGAGTACCATCTGGTTAACCAACTGTCCCTATTCATGACTAATCTAATGTCCTCTTCAGCATGTACCATATACAGTTTAAAACATATGTTGTCTATAACATGgcagattttattttatgtacCACAACAAAGTTTTGCCTCATTTAGCTTATTGCattctttatttttctctctcGGGCCTCCATTGGAAAAGTCAGACACCTAATAAGACCTTTCCTGTCAATAATTGCACAACAATTAATTGTAATGGGTAATTTtgcagttgtgtgttttccaggacGTTTGCGCCTATGTGGGATGTGTTCAGGGTGTCCTCGGACAAACTGGCTCTCTGCCACCTTGagctgatgaggaagatgaatgATCTCATCAGGGACATTAACAAATACGGAGATGAACAGGTCAAAATTCACAGAAAGGTACGAACCTCAAATGGAGAACTACCTTGACAATACACTGGCAGATTTTTGCGTCTCTGTATGTTTTTAtgaaattacagtatatattttttgCTCTGCATCAACACCACAGTGATCCAAATGTAATCTATCTAACAGAAAAGTCAATTACGATCGcctgtgtggttttttttttttggtttttttttcctcatgcgGATGTGTGTTTAACGCAGACGAAGGAGGAGATGGGGGGGACAGTAGATGCAGTGCAGGCGCTGCAGGTGCAGAGCGGTCACCTTCAGAAGTCGAAGGAGGGCTATCATGGCAAATGTTTGGAGCTGGAGCGGCTGAGGAAGGAGGGGGCACCACagaaagaactggagaaggttTGCCCTTAGTTTGATATTCAAAACGGTTTACAGGCCTCTCTAATATCAAAGATACCTAAAAGTATATTATTGTTTCACAGAAGTCTCATCTTGAGATCTATACATTTCTGATGCTCCCAATATGGACATAGACAAACATCTCTTCAAAAAGTCATCTGCTGATTCTCAAAACAGTGCACATTATGTTAGAATACACCTCCAATAGTTGAGGCCTGTACTCACTTATCTGCACTCAGCCATTTTTATTTCAGGTTTGCAAATTAGCCTCAGCAGCTCAAGACCGTCGATTTCTTTTTGTTCCTCGCTAGGCGGAGCTGAAGTCTAAGAAAGCTGGCGAGTCATTTGCGTTGTGCATCGAGAAGTACAACCGTGTGGGAGGAGAGTTTGAGCAGAAGATGAGCGAGTCCGCTCAGGTCAGCTGCGACTCCAGCTGTCGATAGAGTTGGAGGATCCATCCCTCTCATCCTGCGATTCGTCTTTGTTTCGCTTTTATCTCTGTGACTCACTTTCTTCATAACCTCCTCCATCTTATCTTTTCATTTAATGTCCTACATCATCCTTCCCCAAAAATGGAAACCTCAACCCCCTGAGTCTTAAACACCCACCTGCTTGCACATCCTGAACCCTGCTCATTACCATTAATCACTGCCTCCACGCTTCCATGGTTACTGCTTctgctgtttccatggaaaTCCTTAACAAACCCCATTGAGTGCTTCTGTGGTTCATATTGAAAATGATGACTGAAATTCTTGTGACCAATTATCTCATAATTATGAGGGAGTATATAATACTTTGGAGAACAACTTGTCAAGAGATCAACTGTATaacaaataacaataattaaacTGACCTCACATCATAGTGGGAGTGGGTTGGAACTGCTAAGAACAGCAACATAAGCTCTGTCACACTGTAGTCACGGACCCTTCAATGGTTTAAATCATCCCTGGATTAGACCGGCACATTCACCGGAGTTGGTTCAGACCAAACATGTTGGGTGTTAAAGTCTCTTAAGTTACTGTATTATGTTCTCATAGCAACTGTTTTAATGAGCTTAAGGAAGAAAGATGTCTCATTTAACACTCCTCAAGCTGTAAGAACTTGCAGTAAAAGCTGGAGCAgtgacacagagcagatggGAATGAAGCACCCTGTAGAAGATTGACCCCAACTGAGAAGCGAGCAGAGAATGATTTATGTTCACGCTGCCCAGACTTTGCCTTTTTAATTGGAGAAAGGGAACTGGCGTGCTCGTGTCAAACAGAAGCCAAATCTACTATATCTAGACAATTTCCCTGAACCAGACAGCAACAAATGATCTGGCTCTGTAAAGAGTGGGATCAAACCTAAATACTAAATCCTCTGGTTTAACAGCCTGCCAGCTCTGAGCCTGTACAAGCTGAGCGGAAGCTGCTTCAGCACCCATCGGCCTCAGAGTATATGTAGTGAGGCTGAAACACACTATGTGCAATTCAATATTTTGATTCTCTGACTAATAACATGTGTAATGCAATTAATTGTGaacaaaaacccaaaacaaaactCATGAAtccagacaaaaacacaccgTCTAAGATTGACAGAACTCTGATCAGTAACAGTATCTCATCTATCACCAAACCGAACAAGAActtaatgaattaaaaacaaaaccattgtcTTGAACTAATGCTGTAAATGAGAGGGAAGTCCTGAGCCACAGAGAACAATGAAGGAACAACCAGGAGTTTTGAGGGTATCGTATGCTAACAAAATCATGTCTTTATTGTATACGAGTAGAAGTTTCAGGAGATCGAAGAAGCTCACCTTCGGCagatgaagcagctgatcaaagGCTACTCTCACTCCATAGAAGACACCCACGTCCAGGTGGGCCAGGTACGTCCCCACTGCTGCTCTGGGTTGAGGCTCAATCTGTGATGGCAGATGTCAGTTGCTTTTCTCACAAATTGGAGGATGTTTGCTGGTGTGAGTGGAATTACACTGCCTTTGATGTTTTCCAATTCTCCAATGAATTATGCAAACCACATCCACATCATACTTTCGTTTCAAGTGAGTCACTAAATATGTATTTTGTTGTTCCTTTACTGTAGGTCCACGAGGAATTTAAGCAGAACGTGGAAAACATTGGCATCGATAACCTCATTCAGAAGTTTGCGGAGCTGAAGGCCACGGGCAAAGACAGGCCAGGTACAGTCATCAACAGGACACATTCTGACTCGGAAGGAAATGAAAGCATAAACATGACTTCAGCAGTTGCACAactcaacaaaaacaaaaactcactCCCACGCTGAAAATAATATAGTGGAGGTGGAATGTCTTAGTGTcaaaatacagtaagtgaatgcTTCAGAAAAGTCTGACTaactgttgtgtctgtgtgcatgtttgtgttgtgtctgtgtgtcgcTCCTTTTCATCCAACGTCCCGCAGCTCTTGCTGGTTTTGAGGAGTACATGACAGCTTTGGCTCCTGAAGGTGGGAAGAAGAGTCGGACAAAGGCCTTCAGGATCCCCGGCCTGGGCAAACGCGACAAGGAGCCAGACTCTACGTGAGTGggtgcacacaaacatgaagcCTTTCCTCAGACTCGCTCCGTTTTACCTCAGTGAGCCTGATGTCGTCCCTGGCGTTTCCGACACAGACGTCAGCCTGCATGGGTGATGCAAGTGGAGAGCCACGAGTTGAAGTGAAGCCTTGTTTTGCCTGTAGCCATCACTGAGAAAGCATGATGGTTTCTCACAGTTCATCTATTTTATTTTCGATGAAAATAGAATCAAAGAGCCAAAGCAGAGAATGAAGGTAGTGACTGTATTTTAAGGTCCAACCAACTGGAATGCTGTGTTTATAATGTCCTTATTTCCAATTACCATCAACAGGCTTCTCATATTATTTTTTGCTACTGTGATGAAATGACAGTATAAAAGCATTCATGCTGTCATAGTACATAAAAGAACCTTTTTACAATTACAATGCAGCTTAAATAGTTATATTGTCAGACATGTGGCTGGAACGAGCCTTTAGACATTAATGTGACTTGTGGTACAAGCCTCAGATCTAAAATGTGGTCTCAATAATcaatttgtttttcctttttatttttatatttgcagGGATTCAGCTGTGACAGAGGCACTGGTGAGTAGCTGACATGAATAAACACTGTCACCTGTCATTtaagtgcgtgcgtgcgtgcgtgcgtgcgtgcgtgcgtgcgtgcgtgcgtgcgtgcgtgcgtgcgagcagTCGGTCATGGATGCCCGGTAATTATGTAGCGGTGTGGGGTTTCCCAAGCTTATTCCAGTACTTCTGAGAAGACGTTTCTGAGATAATCTGGCAGCCTGAGTGGAAGTacgtgaccgtgtgtgtgtgtgtgtgagtgtgtgtctctgtgtctctgtgtctctgtgtctctgagtgAGTAAAGGCACTGAGGCGCTGCCAGAAAGGCAGCTTCATAGAGCGACTGCTGCTACTGGCAGCTTGTGCTTTCACTGAGGTATAATTCACTTTTAAATGTTACGGATGAGACACATAACAGACAAGTTGTATTAGTTACTACTACCATTATAATGttcaaataaaatgatcaaCCCCCAAAAAAGTATGTTATAGTACTTTGCTGTAGTATGGCATGAAGAGGCACAGCTTATTCAGTACATTCATCCTCTACTCCACTATTTAAAGCAGCAAGAAGAGCTTATGAATGCCAGATGAAGATATGTTCATAGATTATAATTAAATTCTTCCAGTCGACAGAATGATCTCTAGTTGTGTTTTGGGCAATCACCAGTATTTAGTTACATTTAAACTCCACTTCTACTAGACCGGCTGTGAACGGTCGGGATGATCGGCTGGTGGAAGGAAACGCCTGTTCCTTAAAGGGGAGATGACGACCAGTGAGACTCCGTGTCACAGGAGACACTCAGAGTCATCACTAATATCAGTGTGTGAGCTGTTGATCTATAAACAACAGCACCCGCGTGTTTCGCGGTGGACACAACACGGCGGCGTTGCTCACGGACGGgtttttaatagtttctgtAAACAGGAGCTCTGTGCTACCGTCACAAGCTAAATCCGGTTCCATGGCATTCATGGTCAGCACAGCGTGTCAACTTGCCCTTGTGACCCATGGTTGTTGTAATTATatcaagtgtctgtgtgtgtgtgtgtgttcctcttcCTATAGAACTCACCCCTGGAAGTAGATGACGAGGGATTTGTCATCCGAGCCGACAGCACCCAGAATGATATCCTTCGCTGCTCACGTGTGCTCTGGAATTTCACCTGACCATGTGTCATCATCAGAAGTACAATTGATagacaatatttaaatattttcattttgcacCTGTTTTTTGGGGTTACTGCTGCATTCACAGCATAAACTAAATAACTTTGCAGTAAAGTAACCGTGATCTAAATTTAACTCTCCATCTGTGGAATGAAAATCAAAGCTAGAACAACCGTTCAGCTTTCAGATCATTTGCATGTAATTTATCGCTGGCTTATGAATCACAGACAGAAACCTCAGGAGGCTGTTCAATGGAACCTGAAACCAACCCGAGCAGATGTTTGGCATAAAGTACAATCAGACGTTCACAGATTGATCCAGATGCATTCATGACTTTCTGATCTGGGAGACGGTGACATACAAATATCTGTTCTGTGATGTtcatcagacagacagtgaaCATAGAGACCCCTGTAGAGTGGCCTAACGTGGGCTTATGGGCCTGTTCTCCTTGACCCTGCCCTCTCCTTCGCACGCTGCTCCGAGAAGGAGAACAATTTCTACTCTAGCGATTCCGATTTTGATGACGAGGAGCCCAAGAAGTTCCACATCCAGATCCGACCGGTCGCCACCAGCAACCGCGGCAGCTCCGCTGCCActgagaaggagctgaaggccaCTGTGGGGACGCTCACGCTGCCGCCCAATCGAGGGGCCAGACAGCAGGTTCGTTTGGGTCATGAGGCCATTAGGCCAAGAAGACGACACGAGCTGCGATTTGTGTCTAATGCCATTAATAGTTTGAGAGGCTATGACAAGTCTCTCTTCACTTTGAGTTAGttatttctaaataaaatggatatagtgtgtgcatgcgtgtggtAAATCTTGATGACTCCAGTCTTTGTCTGCCTCGTGTAAAACTCCAAAATTCTTTATTCAGCTTTTTTCCACCGTCTTCTTAGAGCTGCGCTCATCTCTGCTGCTCGTGCACTTTGTCTCGCAGCGCTATGTTGTCACCTTTCCTCGAGTAGCGTCCTTGTGGCGTTGATTGCCTCCTGGACAGCTGTCAAGTCAGCAGTTTCCCCTCTTCTTTTTGTAACGCTGTGTAGTGAACTAGGCAGAGACTGtcattaaatatacagtactgtataagtctcaaaatgaaatatattttaGATATTATGTAATTATCTAACATTATATAAACGTTTCCCTTTTGTGTAATGCATTTATTGATTTCTTGTTTCactaattaaataaatcatatgTCTTTCAGGTGCAGGTCAAGCATCATCTCTCCAGTAAGTTCAGTCCACTTAGCATGAATACCTCCCTGCGACATAAAGCTGGGCTTCTGTACAGTGTACACACCATACTTTAGTTTTGAGAAGGGAAACTGATACAGGAGTAAGAGTCTTACTGTCGTCTGCAGGAAAGTtgagctctgcaggaggccgcTCGGAGGAAAGTGAAGCTGCCTCCCACAGAGGTGAGTCTCACGTCAGTCTGATCAGCTTTTcttattaaatgaataaatgagttCCTTATTTAAGAAAGGAACTACTCTGCTGAtcagtttttttatgttttagataagataagataagaaaacctttaatagtcccgcagtggggaaattacgtctctcaacagcagtacagatgagcgagaatacaggtacagaacagtatgtgttggcacagtacaaagcagtacattTAAATGAGCTGTGGAGTTTTTCTCTGATTCTTTTTATACGTTTCAGTATAAAGTATATTCAGTACCTGTATATTCAGGTTTTGGCCCGTTGGACTGATAAAATAAGCAACTTCAAAGAATTCATCTTTCTTTCAGCCACTTTCGCCCCCGTGCTTCCTTCCAGCAGTCAGCCTCCATTAGTCACACCCGACCTTTTGCTCTTGctctaaaacatgttttatctaCATGTTATGCTGGACTGGGAGGttagaggagcagcagggagtCCTCCTCTCCTAATTCATGGGTGACAGCACTAGCGATGAGCATCTGAATGAAGCGATTACtctgcagtgacagcagcagcatctagaGCCAGGGGAGGACCTGGCTAATTGCTGGTGTATATCACAAAGTAGATAATGGCTGACTCTTTCCCCGGTGTCGACCCGTGTCACCGCGCCCCCGGCTTCCTGTCAGCGCTCTGACGAAGAGCGCCGTCTGATGATTAGTCGTGATTAGCATCCTCTGCAGCGGATCActctctctttttgtgtctCCTTGTTCCAGATGGAGAGCAGGAAGGTCTACGCAGGTCAACGTCCAGTCCTGACCACAGCAGGTGAGATCACTCTGCCCCTTTTTAATATGAATGGACTTGATATAGAATCATAATGTCATTTAAAAGTCCTGCAcgctttcctctcctcctccttctgtccgtCTCCATCACTCCTTCAGTCTCCCTGATTGGAttgtcctctctcctcctcaggttGAGCTCGACGGCATCGGGCTCAGACAGCCTCTTTGGACCTCCGCTGGAATCTGCATTCAAGTCCAAAAGCTTTGACAGTCGGGAACACCTCAGAGAGCAGCGTGCTTTTAATGCCTCtgaatgtaagtgtgtgtgtgtgtgtgtgtgtgtgtgtgtgtgtgtgtatattggTGTCAAATCTGTTTCTCTATTTCAATTTTGTGAGCCTTTTTTgcaaatgttcagttcagttgaACGCtctttgtgttaatgtgtttacACGTGCCTCAGATGCAGCCTTTTCATCGGATTCATCCTCCCCGGAGAATGTTGAAGACTCTGGTCTGGACTCGCCTTCCCATCAGCCCCTTGGGCCCTCTCCTGAACCCGTGGGTTGGGCAGCATGGCCTCCGACGTCGCAGAGTAAGGAACAAACACTGGGGCGGCCTGTGGACCCATTCCTCTCTGTGTTTCATGACCCCTCCTCGGGTCGCGGTCCTCACCTGCAGGACGACCCTTGTGGCGTCTGGTCTGTCGCCCAGTCGCGTCCCTCCCGCGTAGCCCCAGATGTTGAGCCCTCGTCTATGCGGTTCCCTGCCTTCTCTCAGTCTCTCCAGCCGTCAGAGATGGAGGCGTCGGTGTGGAACTGTAAACACATCCCCCCCGAGGACCCCTTCCTTGCTGCGTTCGAGAGAACTGTCACCCAGGAGTCTGTGAACCTGTCTGACGCCTGGGCGCGGCCGCCGCCCCGtcaggtccaggagggcaggGGGGTGGAGGTGCGAGGGGACCCGTTTGCCATCACCCCGGCTGACACTAAAACTCTCCCAAattcaacctcctcctcctcatcttccaccaatcgcagagacagagacaggaagcggGACCGCAGCCTCCCGCCTCCCGTTACCTCCGAAGACCCGTTTGCGATCACGATGATCGGCAGCCCGACGCACCAgtcgtctctggctgcagcatctggGTTCCTCCctccacaaagcagcagcagcagcagtgccaGCAGCAGTAGGCTGGGACCTGGCGCTAACTCAGGCTCCTTACCCATGAGCCAGCCAAAGAAGGAGCTGATGCACTGGAACTCTGTGCACAACCCGTTCAGTGACGGCGTCTCCAAAGCGCAGGAagggggaggaaagggggagagcggagggggagagaggaggaaacatCGATCCTCAGAAAGTGAGCCGCGCAGGAACGCCCCTCCACTCACGAGGCATTCAGGCCCACAGGAGGATTTGTGCTTCTCAACAGACAAAGACCAAGACTGTCTGGATCTGAACACGCACATGTCCTGCAGCGTCGCCTCCAACAAGGGTACGAATATCTTTTAATTCAAGACTCAGAATGGTAAAGTCTCATCATGTCCTCATCGAGTTAGAAGTACTCATCCTCTTACACTACTACAAAACACTAGTACAAAAACACCCACTGTTTCAGGgtgtgattttgtgtgtgtttcctcattAGGGTCCAAGCATAACTTCAGGCAGGACACAGCTGAAGTAGtggcagctgctcctcagcgaGCGTCCA from Betta splendens chromosome 4, fBetSpl5.4, whole genome shotgun sequence includes:
- the fcho1 gene encoding F-BAR domain only protein 1 isoform X2; protein product: MAFFQNNFWGEKNAGFDVLYHNMKHGQLATKELAEFVRERAAIEETYSKSMTKLSKMASNGSPQGTFAPMWDVFRVSSDKLALCHLELMRKMNDLIRDINKYGDEQVKIHRKTKEEMGGTVDAVQALQVQSGHLQKSKEGYHGKCLELERLRKEGAPQKELEKAELKSKKAGESFALCIEKYNRVGGEFEQKMSESAQKFQEIEEAHLRQMKQLIKGYSHSIEDTHVQVGQVHEEFKQNVENIGIDNLIQKFAELKATGKDRPALAGFEEYMTALAPEGGKKSRTKAFRIPGLGKRDKEPDSTDSAVTEALNSPLEVDDEGFVIRADSTQNGCSEKENNFYSSDSDFDDEEPKKFHIQIRPVATSNRGSSAATEKELKATVGTLTLPPNRGARQQVQVKHHLSRKLSSAGGRSEESEAASHRDGEQEGLRRSTSSPDHSRLSSTASGSDSLFGPPLESAFKSKSFDSREHLREQRAFNASEYAAFSSDSSSPENVEDSGLDSPSHQPLGPSPEPVGWAAWPPTSQSKEQTLGRPVDPFLSVFHDPSSGRGPHLQDDPCGVWSVAQSRPSRVAPDVEPSSMRFPAFSQSLQPSEMEASVWNCKHIPPEDPFLAAFERTVTQESVNLSDAWARPPPRQVQEGRGVEVRGDPFAITPADTKTLPNSTSSSSSSTNRRDRDRKRDRSLPPPVTSEDPFAITMIGSPTHQSSLAAASGFLPPQSSSSSSASSSRLGPGANSGSLPMSQPKKELMHWNSVHNPFSDGVSKAQEGGGKGESGGGERRKHRSSESEPRRNAPPLTRHSGPQEDLCFSTDKDQDCLDLNTHMSCSVASNKGSKHNFRQDTAEVVAAAPQRASRAKKNSGRLSGCERSRSLCSSPLPEPSPPLTSSSSSSPSEWGPQARDSEWGGQNPAPSPVRAGQASPLPYQRQEPQTRQLHLSRGPSPISLSTQEAWPVATAITEYINAYFKGGQHNRCLVKITGDLTMSFPAGIIRIFSANPNVPVLSFRLVNISRIDHFLPNQKLLYSDPSQTDPDTRDFWFNMQALQLYLQREAELNPQASYYNVGLLKYQVSSQDPGRAPLLLSAECQRSGTVTRVSLDYHCCPATAPSTQLTAVQVLLPLDHTATDLQCQPPASWNAEERRLLWKLPNLSPTNHSKGSGTLCASWQCLEVPRGPPPSLAVQFVGSGASLSGMDMELVGSRYRMSLVKKRFATGKYMAGCSL
- the fcho1 gene encoding F-BAR domain only protein 1 isoform X1, whose amino-acid sequence is MTRPEALLQAGTGLWRFLLRQGEKNAGFDVLYHNMKHGQLATKELAEFVRERAAIEETYSKSMTKLSKMASNGSPQGTFAPMWDVFRVSSDKLALCHLELMRKMNDLIRDINKYGDEQVKIHRKTKEEMGGTVDAVQALQVQSGHLQKSKEGYHGKCLELERLRKEGAPQKELEKAELKSKKAGESFALCIEKYNRVGGEFEQKMSESAQKFQEIEEAHLRQMKQLIKGYSHSIEDTHVQVGQVHEEFKQNVENIGIDNLIQKFAELKATGKDRPALAGFEEYMTALAPEGGKKSRTKAFRIPGLGKRDKEPDSTDSAVTEALNSPLEVDDEGFVIRADSTQNGCSEKENNFYSSDSDFDDEEPKKFHIQIRPVATSNRGSSAATEKELKATVGTLTLPPNRGARQQVQVKHHLSRKLSSAGGRSEESEAASHRDGEQEGLRRSTSSPDHSRLSSTASGSDSLFGPPLESAFKSKSFDSREHLREQRAFNASEYAAFSSDSSSPENVEDSGLDSPSHQPLGPSPEPVGWAAWPPTSQSKEQTLGRPVDPFLSVFHDPSSGRGPHLQDDPCGVWSVAQSRPSRVAPDVEPSSMRFPAFSQSLQPSEMEASVWNCKHIPPEDPFLAAFERTVTQESVNLSDAWARPPPRQVQEGRGVEVRGDPFAITPADTKTLPNSTSSSSSSTNRRDRDRKRDRSLPPPVTSEDPFAITMIGSPTHQSSLAAASGFLPPQSSSSSSASSSRLGPGANSGSLPMSQPKKELMHWNSVHNPFSDGVSKAQEGGGKGESGGGERRKHRSSESEPRRNAPPLTRHSGPQEDLCFSTDKDQDCLDLNTHMSCSVASNKGSKHNFRQDTAEVVAAAPQRASRAKKNSGRLSGCERSRSLCSSPLPEPSPPLTSSSSSSPSEWGPQARDSEWGGQNPAPSPVRAGQASPLPYQRQEPQTRQLHLSRGPSPISLSTQEAWPVATAITEYINAYFKGGQHNRCLVKITGDLTMSFPAGIIRIFSANPNVPVLSFRLVNISRIDHFLPNQKLLYSDPSQTDPDTRDFWFNMQALQLYLQREAELNPQASYYNVGLLKYQVSSQDPGRAPLLLSAECQRSGTVTRVSLDYHCCPATAPSTQLTAVQVLLPLDHTATDLQCQPPASWNAEERRLLWKLPNLSPTNHSKGSGTLCASWQCLEVPRGPPPSLAVQFVGSGASLSGMDMELVGSRYRMSLVKKRFATGKYMAGCSL